Proteins from a single region of Hordeum vulgare subsp. vulgare chromosome 6H, MorexV3_pseudomolecules_assembly, whole genome shotgun sequence:
- the LOC123406011 gene encoding uncharacterized protein LOC123406011 yields MRRCSSTYLSLAAAAVLLLLLTAAMEAEGIRLDAETRASVGSSSSNPVHNKPSDDLVKGSATGSVSESEATRSAGAAKEVRAGAHGLPEFHEDYYVRTVHGSRHH; encoded by the exons ATGAGACGTTGCAGTTCCACCTACTTGTCACTGGCTGCAGCCGCGGTCTTGCTTCTCCTACTGACGGCGGCCATGGAGGCTGAAGGCATCCGGCTAGACGCCGAGACCCGGGCTTCAGtcggcagtagcagcagcaacccaGTGCACAAT AAACCAAGCGATGATTTGGTCAAGGGTTCTGCCACTGGCTCGGTTAGCGAGAGCGAGGCGACGAGAAGCGCCGGTGCGGCGAAAGAAGTTAGGGCAGGGGCGCATGGGTTGCCTGAGTTCCATGAAGACTACTACGTTCGAACTGTTCATGGTTCTAGGCACCACTGA